ttgtgaggaactatgccatgtaaaacttctctccaaagagttgtcgcactgcggcacgccgtccggattcgtctataaaaaggaggccccttatcattgaacttaaactagaatcggactgctctgattgatatgtgagaagtttgcccctgtttcttagtggaatattcatgggcaaaatttgcatttgcaggaaccgaacaatgatgatcgaCCGACCGGTTTAcattggacctatatcaggttatagactggttcggaccgcacttggcaaagttgttggaagtcataacagaacactacaagctcaatttcagccaaatcggacaaaaattgcggagtgtaaagtctcaagaagtcaaatcgggtgatagatttatatgagagctatatcaggttataaaccgatttgaaccgtaatgggcacagttattggaagtcatggtggaacaccacatgcaaaatttcagccaaatcggataaaattgcggcttgtaagggcccatgaagtcaaatcgggagatcagtttatatgggagctatatcaggttatagaccgatttggaccgtacttggcacagttattagaagtcgtggtggaacaccacatgcaaaatttcagccaaatcggataaaaattgcggcttgtaagggttcaagaaataaaatcgggagatcggtttatatgggagctatatcaggttatggactgataccgtacatggcacagttgtttctatgacagaacattacatacaaaatttcagcaaattcggacaaaaattttggcttccagggactaaagaagtcaaatcgggacatcggtttatatggcagctatatcttaatctgaaccgatatggcccatttgcaatgcccaataacctacattaatattaagtatctgtgcaaaatttcgtgatttcgacggtcggacgaacatggccagatcgactcagaacgtcgagacgatcaagaatatgggatcttagacgaatatttcgaggtgttataatcACCCATCCTGTGTATACAAagcacccatcctatggtggtgggtctaaaaataaatagtaaattttaaaGGATAGGAGAGTGTAGCGGAGCGAAGGATAATTTGCCGGAGCGGAACGGAAAAATGTTTGCCGGAGCGAAAGGGGGAAAAAAACTACCCGTTTAAAACACACAGGACTCTTTCTATACAAGATCCCCTCGATCGACATTTCAACTTTCATCGCCTTGCATGGAGTTTCAAGTGAAAATTTCCTAGCgatcattttatttcaaattcaatGTCAACTTGGACATGTAATCCAAGGGAATTACCAAGATTATGTCatgatgttaaaaaaaaaacttccagtAGGATGTAAATTACAATTCCGGCAAGCAAACAAGTGAAACAAACAGTGAAGAAATTATCACCATGCACTCTCTGAGTGGGAATTAATTAAATCGAAATTGCcatccatttttttatttagttcaaAGCAATTACGCGCAGCACTTGGTTTAGTGTCATCGCTTGTTTTGACAAATTATTCGAAAATTTGTTATCGTATTGGTCGGTGTGAAAAATTATGTGCGCCATTGAAGACGGTGTCGACAGCGACGACAATAGCGGTGGCGGCAATTGGCGGACAGAGCATAACGCATAGCGCATAGCAGCATAGCAATTGGACTTGTTACTCCATAAACTAAAATAAGTGCGTACATattaaaaagccaaaaaaaaaccatggTGGTTTTAGAGGTGGAGGTGTTGGGATGGATGGCCAATACCGCTGCCGCCTTACCAATATTATTGCTGCCGCTGTTGCATGTAGTTGTTGCTGTGGTGGTGGGTTAATTGTTTGTTGATGGCGGTGGTGTTGGTAGTACCTTTGCAAAGCGCAGCGATTTCCCATGCGCCATGGACACTTTTGGACTCTCTGCTCTAGGCATTGACGTTTTCATTTCGCCGTACCTTACCCTAATGGGGGTGGCCTTCGATTTCTTTGGCTTGGCTTGGCGGTAGTATAAAATCATGAgtatttggtgaaatttgtatcATTGTTTTCGTATCAATTCCATTGTCAACATCGGTGTTGGAGAGGCCGGATTTTTTcagttacaaattttttttttgggaaaaataaaacaactttGGTAAAAATGATCCCCCATCGTAgtgttcaaattttcacagtgcTTCTGGCCATTTCCGCTGTCTGGGCTGAAAATTCGGTGGGTGAGCCCCGCATACACTCCTCGGAGGAATTAATTTCGACCATTGTGGATAATTGCTTTACGGTCAATGGCATGTATTGTCTGAAAGAGAAAGTTCTGACTTATTTGGATACCGTGGCTGGCATTGAGGAGGATGTAAGTGGACGTGCCTTCAACGATGATGTCATCGACACTGTGATTGTGGATCGTGTGGCCCGCATCTTGAATAGCAATGAGATTCGTGTGCAATTGCCCGAAACCGTTTTCGCCAGTTCCGTTTTGTCTTACCGTGCTGATCGTGGTTTCGATTTGGAAATTCCCCAAAATGAAGGTAAGTGAAAAGCTTCACAGCCTGGCCCaatattttatgaaatgtttcttttttttttgtttggaaaaaaaatttcagcccgcgaaaagaagaagaacaacaatAAACTGATGTTgcctttgttgttgctgttgaaattgaaaatgggTGTCATCATGCCCATCTTTATGGCTTTGCTGAAATTGAAGGTCATCAAGGCTTTGATTTTGTCCAAGATTGCCATCAAATTggttttggctttccttttctataACTTGATTCAGAAATTGGGAGGAGCCAAAATGAGCATGACTCCCATGCCAGCACCGTCTTCGTATGAGCCCAGCAGTTGGGAAGCCCCCAATGGAGGTCCCTATGCCCGTTCAGATGCCCATTACATGGCCTATAACAATTATCATCCCAGCAGTTATAGCAGTTCATCTTAAACAACGACTTCTATTagtaaaacagagagagagagagagagagtaagaaAGAGAGCctactttctctctctctctcccattTAACCCCTAATCTCTAAGAGGTTGATAGAAGAAAGACACACCAAACATTTGAACTGATTACTCCCTTCCAttaccccccaaaaaaaaacctcgAACCCCTTTCCCCAGGAAACAAAACATaggtaaaatttgaaaaaaatagggAACCCCTCCCTTCCCCCGACACTTaagttgttatttatttttgtagtatttgtaaattaatttaattatttttttttttagtttttttttcttttaatttatttatcaaaGCTCTTTACGAAGAGGCCATAAAGTCATTTTCCTAACAGGTCTGAATTTTTCCCCAACCTATCTCTTACTACTCTCCTATGCTAACTGCACTTTCAACATGTTCCTCCGTCCCTTTCTGCTATCTTCTCTTATTCTCCTTATAAGACTGTCTTTAGTTTTCAAAACTTTCTAAACCCACTTTCCTCCTAAACGACCAAATgacatcccaaaaaaaaaaacaagaaccaACAAAGATTAAgctaatatttatttaatttattaaagaaaaaagttgaaaaatatgaaaagagaagaaacacaaaaataaatgtgaagaaaaaattttataaagtcaAAATGTTGTGCATTATTCAAAAAAGCTTCAATAATATTTTCATCATATCTTTTGATGGGAAATATAAGAAGAAAATCGAGGCCACCTTAGAACaaaattagcatgtccgcctatgacgctgtatgCCAGGGTTCGAATTATGGTGAAAAcatcaaaaaccagtaaggaaaggcaaaagtcgggcggtgccgacgttataataccctacacctatccaataagtgatagctatatctaattctgaagcaattttgatgcaccccggcggatgttttcagataggttattaaacaatccatattaaacttcgagcaaatatattcaaactataATAAACTAGCtgtcccgggcccgctccgcggcaccttcttttactttatatgggacaaaagtttccttggaacatatattttcgacaattaaagatcttttagtgaaatgccatgctacgaaaatagtatatcgattgactaacagtttaccaatataagtgcctttatctgaatcccatatgatctttattggtctacgaatttaagtttggatgtaaggtgtactccagagatggtccgtaagacgattttttaggtttccgactgtcaaaaagttgtaaaagtcgaaaacgtcgtatacttgtataaaacgtagaaaaagtcgcaaacgtcataaaccttaataactcagtgtaaaagtttgatttttaacaaatattattgttacttatttgttgtatatagaagagtttatatgtaaaaaaatttcgcaataaaagaaatattaagtttttttttaaatttttgcatttacatttttcacacaataaattggaaatatacgcaaatttcaagtcaatttataaagtaacgtttaaggattttttgtgaagcaaaaaatcaataaattattagttttcatcaattatatttagaaattgcaattattttgtatccttttgcaaaattatttgcttctcccattttaatttgctttttgaaagctgttgtaaacgacatatgttaaaaatgcatgacatctgaggaagtgtcaagtgaaatggtacatggagtgttaattatgttattcaataacaatacttaaaaataacattacttattcaataaaatacttaacacgccatcttccatttcacttgacattacctcacattagcatacttaacacgccatctaccatttcacttgacactacctcagatgtcattcattttataacaatattggtaaaaatcgtgtaaacctacggtagctttttctaattctgaaccgattttttccaatttcaatgttgttcgtctccaggaggaaaaaattacttatgccaaaatttttagttaatcagatcaaaaattcgacattttttcgttggaatttttttttctgtcagaaacctagttttttggctaggtttacgacgttttcgacgtatgtaatatacgtcggaaatgtatgtcatatacgtcactgtttctgacaggccatctctggtgtactccattcttaaaatactttattgcagcccgctactctcatgatatctgatttaggggtgttttcgagggtgaggtggtcccccaggcacatggccctgaaaaaagatcagcatcgtgctcttctctaaaataccatttatttaaaccccatattgccattggcttaagaggagtttacaggatgaggcgtccgccaaacacatggccccaaaataggttatcaaattcgttttctaatctcaaataactttcatttgagccacatattggcatggtcgaaaaatgtaaccttttggggaagggttatacctttatttgagccccatattgcgatggtcactaaaaaattgcagtttgtggggtattttgggggtagatccccagaaaattggtcccgaaaatgggtatcaattcttgctctaccccccaatacctttcttttaagctccacattgtcatggtgggtaaatatgcccgatttagaatagaatattgaaatattttcagtgcaaagcgtttgggtgaccaccccaatcgccaaaacagggggtgttttggcgattggggtggtctcccaaacgctatgccctgaaaatatttctattctcatatatttgaatcccatattgccattggcctcaaaattggatatcaaattcgttttctaatctcaaataccattcacttaaaccccttattgaaaaagccaggaAATATGTCCCGTTttaggtatgggccctaaaagctATGAA
This Stomoxys calcitrans chromosome 2, idStoCalc2.1, whole genome shotgun sequence DNA region includes the following protein-coding sequences:
- the LOC106082250 gene encoding uncharacterized protein LOC106082250 translates to MIPHRSVQIFTVLLAISAVWAENSVGEPRIHSSEELISTIVDNCFTVNGMYCLKEKVLTYLDTVAGIEEDVSGRAFNDDVIDTVIVDRVARILNSNEIRVQLPETVFASSVLSYRADRGFDLEIPQNEAREKKKNNNKLMLPLLLLLKLKMGVIMPIFMALLKLKVIKALILSKIAIKLVLAFLFYNLIQKLGGAKMSMTPMPAPSSYEPSSWEAPNGGPYARSDAHYMAYNNYHPSSYSSSS